A window from Aerosakkonema funiforme FACHB-1375 encodes these proteins:
- a CDS encoding DNA-directed RNA polymerase subunit omega — MYKRSKFETTQTQIMDRAEGLINAASNRYRITVQVANRAKRRRYEEFDNLDDPMMKPVIRAIIEMSDELTQPEIIGE, encoded by the coding sequence ATGTACAAGCGCTCTAAGTTCGAGACTACCCAAACCCAGATTATGGATAGGGCGGAAGGCTTGATTAATGCTGCTTCCAATCGCTACCGGATTACAGTTCAGGTTGCCAACCGGGCTAAACGCCGCCGATATGAGGAGTTTGATAATCTTGATGACCCGATGATGAAGCCGGTGATCCGGGCAATTATAGAGATGTCCGATGAGTTGACGCAACCTGAGATTATTGGCGAGTAA
- a CDS encoding GGDEF domain-containing protein, which produces MAARWGGEEFVLGIYGITRSLGAKRLTDFLKTWCEQKFTDNNNQTFQVTFSAGVVEYSQDGANLQEIYRAADAALYQAKAMGRNRVLVSSTAI; this is translated from the coding sequence ATTGCTGCTCGTTGGGGCGGTGAGGAATTTGTTTTAGGTATATATGGTATAACGCGATCTCTGGGTGCAAAGCGGCTGACTGACTTCCTGAAAACCTGGTGCGAGCAGAAGTTTACTGATAATAATAATCAGACATTTCAGGTAACTTTCAGTGCAGGAGTGGTTGAATATTCTCAGGATGGCGCTAACTTGCAAGAAATTTATCGAGCCGCCGATGCCGCACTATACCAAGCGAAGGCAATGGGACGAAATCGAGTATTAGTATCGAGTACCGCAATCTAG
- a CDS encoding DUF1818 family protein: MERIVKSGTGWRIGWNPEAAKFKGLVGGDDWAFELTEAELNDFCRLLAQLAGTMSHMASELMDEEKIACEAESDLLWMEVEGYPHAYSLHFIINSDRQCEGTWPASAVPGLLQAIQVLQVF, translated from the coding sequence ATGGAGCGTATAGTTAAAAGCGGAACGGGTTGGCGCATTGGCTGGAATCCGGAAGCTGCTAAATTCAAAGGTTTAGTCGGTGGAGATGACTGGGCATTTGAGCTAACCGAGGCGGAATTAAACGATTTTTGTCGATTGCTGGCGCAATTGGCAGGAACAATGAGCCATATGGCTAGCGAGTTGATGGACGAGGAGAAAATTGCCTGCGAAGCCGAAAGCGATTTGCTCTGGATGGAAGTGGAGGGCTATCCCCACGCCTACAGCCTTCACTTTATTATAAATAGCGATCGACAGTGTGAAGGCACTTGGCCAGCTTCCGCAGTTCCCGGCTTACTGCAAGCAATTCAAGTTTTGCAAGTTTTCTAG
- a CDS encoding HAMP domain-containing protein produces the protein MVTASLPPNTEDLDVCQLLEVLNAFEKGDFSVRMPINKTGLAGKVADKLNDVIERNERMVKEFERISTVVGKEGKIAQRAVLNNANGQWQDSIDSINMLITDLVQPMAETARVIRAVANGDLSQVIPLDIDGRQLKGEFLQTAQTINTMVEQLSSFASEVTRVAREVGTDGKLGGQADVKGVAGTWKDLTDSVNLMAGNLTAQVRNIAEVTTAVANGDLSKKVTVDVKGEILELKNTVNIMVDQLSSFASEVTRVAREVGTEGKLGVQAQVAGVAGTWKDLTDSVNSMAGNLTAQVRNIAEVTTAVANGDLSKKVTVDVKGEILELKNTINRMVDQLSSFAAEVTRVAREVGAEGILGGQADVKGVAGTWKDLTESVNFMAGSLTAQVRNVAEVTTSIANGDLSKKISVNVKGEMLELKNIINSTVDKLNSFASEVTRVAREVGTEGKLGVQAEVKGVTGIWKDLTDNVNSMASNLTGQVRNIAEVTTAVANGDLSKKVTADVKGEILELKNTINTMVDQLNSFASEVTRVAREVGAEGILGGQADVKGVAGTWKDLTESVNFMAGSLTSQVRNIAEVTTAVANGDLSKKITVDVKGEMLELKNTINIMVDQLNSFASEVTRVAREVGTEGKLGVQALVPGVAGTWKDLTDNVNSMAGNLTSQVRGIAEVTTAVANGDLSKKITVDVKGEILELKNTINTMVDQLNSFASEVTRVAREVGTEGKLGVQAEVRGVAGTWKDLTDSVNSMASSLTAQVRNIAVVTLAIANGDLSKKITVDVKGEMLELKNTINIMVDQLNSFASEVTRVAREVGAEGKLGVQAEVKGVGGTWKDLTDNVNFMAGSLTDQVRNIAVVTLAIANGDLSKKITVDVKGEILELKNTINTMVDQLNSFASEVTRVAREVGTEGKLGGQAYVRGVGGTWKDLTDNVNLMAGNLTGQVRNIAEVTKAVANGDLSKKIAVDVKGEMLELKDTINTMVDQLNSFASEVTRVAKEVGTEGKLGGQAEVKGVAGTWKDLTDSVNLMASNLTAQVRGIARIVTSVANGDLKRKLVLEAKGEIETLADTINEMIDTLATFADQVTTVAREVGIEGKLGGQAKVPGASGTWRALTDNVNELAANLTTQVRAIAEVAIAVTKGDLTRSISVDAQGEVAVLKDNINQMIANLRETTQKNTEQDWLKTNLAKFTRMLQGQRDLETVSKLILSELAPLVSAQHGVFYLMDSSSTAVFLKLLSTYAFNERQHLANRFQLGESLVGQCALEKERILLTRVPSNYITISSGLGEAPPLNVVVLPILFEGQVTAVIELASFNRFSEIHLTFLDQLTESIGIVLNTIAAGMRTEELLKQSQSLTEELQSQQKELTETNKQLEQKAKSLQTSEELLKNQQEELQKTNAQLQEKALLLSSQNEEVERKNREIDLARLALEEKATQLALTSKYKSEFLANMSHELRTPLNSLLLLSGLLTQNNDSNLTEKQIEYAETIHAAGTDLLALINDILDLAKIESGTMSVQLEHLPFSELKNFIERTFIQVAQERKLKFTIDFHPALPSAIYTDIKRLQQILKNLLSNAFKFTQQGEVRLSVAVVNEGWGIDHEELNRAKQVIAFAVSDTGIGIEPSKQKVIFEAFQQADGTTSRKYGGTGLGLSISREIARLLGGKIMLVSQLGKGSTFILYLPQNYPDIKLESVVASLGSPLSSFPPISRLSVSPPVSPPSDLLPRSVPSSISSTSVIGCSPVLDDRDKIVAGDRILLVIDDDNAFSQILLDFGHGQDYKMLIASQGEIGLRLARQFKPDAIILDIAMPVLDGWVVLDRLKHDLATRHIPVHIMTVMQDDSHHGLRQGAASFWQKPISNEILRQAFVKIQTYSTQNTRNVLLLEPDINQQQQITELLGNQNIHITAVSSGTQAIELLQNQPFDCLLSDLILPDMDGISLIQYIRQEFTKNSGFEYLPIVSYANPDISDRQRLTLEQADTLVVLKDELGMPNLLDKTALILHQPIDNFSPTQQQLLRQLQQRSPELRGKKILIVDDDVRNVFALTSMLESFQLKVIYADNGRNGITILQSTPDVDVVLMDIMMPEMDGYQTIKTIRQMASFQRLPIIALTAKAMQGDRHKCLESGASDYIPKPVDIQQLLSLLRVWLRC, from the coding sequence ATGGTAACCGCATCCCTTCCTCCCAACACCGAAGATCTCGATGTCTGTCAACTACTTGAAGTGTTGAATGCCTTCGAGAAAGGGGATTTCTCAGTGCGAATGCCGATTAATAAAACGGGGTTAGCGGGCAAAGTTGCCGACAAACTCAATGACGTTATCGAACGCAACGAACGCATGGTCAAAGAGTTTGAACGCATCAGTACGGTGGTGGGGAAAGAAGGCAAAATCGCGCAACGCGCCGTTCTCAACAATGCCAACGGTCAATGGCAAGATTCGATCGACTCCATCAATATGCTGATTACCGACTTGGTGCAGCCAATGGCAGAGACCGCCAGAGTGATCCGGGCGGTAGCAAATGGCGACCTATCCCAAGTAATTCCCCTAGATATAGATGGGAGACAGCTGAAGGGAGAATTCTTACAAACCGCGCAGACCATTAACACAATGGTGGAACAGTTGAGTTCTTTTGCCTCTGAGGTTACCAGAGTAGCGCGAGAAGTAGGCACAGATGGGAAACTGGGGGGTCAAGCTGATGTCAAGGGAGTGGCGGGGACTTGGAAGGATTTGACCGATTCAGTCAATTTAATGGCAGGTAATCTCACAGCACAAGTGCGGAATATCGCCGAAGTGACAACCGCAGTAGCTAATGGGGATTTGTCCAAGAAAGTCACGGTTGATGTGAAAGGGGAAATCCTCGAACTGAAAAACACCGTCAATATCATGGTGGATCAACTCAGTTCCTTTGCATCAGAAGTAACGCGAGTGGCGCGAGAAGTTGGCACCGAAGGCAAATTAGGAGTACAAGCGCAGGTGGCGGGAGTTGCCGGGACTTGGAAGGATTTAACCGATTCTGTAAATTCAATGGCAGGTAACCTCACAGCACAGGTGCGGAATATTGCTGAAGTGACAACAGCTGTAGCAAATGGAGATTTATCCAAGAAAGTCACAGTTGATGTAAAAGGGGAAATCCTCGAACTGAAAAACACGATTAACCGAATGGTGGATCAACTCAGTTCCTTTGCCGCAGAAGTAACCAGAGTAGCGCGTGAAGTAGGCGCTGAAGGGATTTTGGGCGGTCAAGCTGATGTCAAGGGAGTGGCTGGAACTTGGAAAGACTTGACCGAATCTGTGAACTTTATGGCTGGGAGTTTAACAGCCCAAGTGCGAAATGTGGCGGAGGTCACAACTTCGATCGCCAACGGAGACTTATCGAAAAAGATTTCCGTTAATGTCAAAGGAGAAATGCTGGAGTTAAAAAATATCATTAACTCCACCGTTGATAAACTAAACTCCTTTGCTTCTGAGGTGACGCGGGTAGCGCGAGAAGTGGGAACAGAAGGAAAATTAGGCGTACAAGCAGAAGTTAAAGGTGTAACGGGTATCTGGAAAGACTTGACCGATAACGTTAACTCAATGGCCAGTAACTTAACGGGTCAAGTGCGGAATATTGCGGAAGTCACGACCGCAGTCGCCAATGGTGACTTGTCCAAGAAAGTTACAGCAGATGTAAAAGGCGAAATTTTAGAGTTGAAAAACACGATCAACACAATGGTGGATCAACTCAATTCCTTTGCTTCAGAAGTAACTAGAGTAGCTAGAGAAGTAGGCGCAGAAGGGATTTTGGGCGGTCAAGCGGATGTCAAAGGAGTTGCCGGAACTTGGAAAGATTTAACTGAATCGGTAAATTTCATGGCAGGCAGTTTGACTTCGCAAGTGCGAAATATTGCCGAAGTGACGACAGCAGTAGCAAATGGCGACCTCTCCAAGAAAATTACTGTCGATGTCAAAGGGGAAATGTTGGAGTTGAAGAACACCATTAACATTATGGTGGATCAACTGAATTCTTTTGCTTCGGAAGTAACTCGCGTAGCCCGTGAGGTAGGAACTGAAGGAAAATTAGGCGTACAAGCGTTAGTGCCAGGAGTTGCCGGAACTTGGAAAGACCTGACCGATAACGTAAATTCAATGGCAGGTAATCTCACCTCTCAGGTACGGGGTATTGCCGAAGTGACGACAGCAGTAGCAAATGGCGACCTCTCCAAGAAAATTACTGTTGATGTAAAAGGGGAAATTTTAGAACTGAAAAACACCATTAATACGATGGTGGATCAACTCAATTCCTTTGCTTCTGAGGTAACTAGAGTAGCGCGAGAAGTGGGAACTGAAGGAAAACTGGGCGTCCAAGCAGAAGTTCGGGGCGTTGCTGGCACCTGGAAAGACTTGACAGACAGTGTGAACTCAATGGCAAGTAGTTTGACAGCACAGGTGCGGAACATTGCCGTTGTGACATTAGCGATCGCGAATGGCGACCTTTCTAAGAAAATTACAGTTGATGTCAAAGGAGAAATGTTGGAGTTGAAGAACACCATTAACATCATGGTGGATCAACTCAATTCTTTTGCGTCTGAGGTAACTCGCGTAGCCCGTGAGGTGGGTGCAGAAGGAAAACTGGGTGTACAAGCCGAGGTCAAAGGGGTAGGTGGCACTTGGAAAGACCTGACTGATAATGTGAACTTTATGGCTGGTAGTTTGACTGACCAAGTGCGGAACATTGCTGTTGTCACGTTAGCGATCGCTAATGGTGACCTTTCTAAGAAAATTACTGTTGATGTAAAAGGGGAAATTTTAGAGTTGAAAAACACCATCAATACGATGGTGGATCAACTCAACTCCTTTGCTTCGGAAGTAACGCGGGTGGCGCGGGAAGTAGGAACGGAAGGGAAACTGGGCGGTCAAGCTTATGTCCGGGGCGTTGGTGGCACTTGGAAAGACCTCACCGATAACGTCAACTTGATGGCAGGAAACTTAACTGGGCAAGTGCGAAACATTGCCGAAGTCACGAAGGCGGTAGCCAATGGCGATTTGTCCAAGAAGATTGCCGTCGATGTGAAGGGCGAAATGCTGGAGTTAAAAGACACGATCAATACGATGGTGGATCAACTCAACTCCTTTGCTTCTGAGGTGACACGGGTAGCGAAAGAAGTAGGTACCGAAGGAAAACTGGGCGGTCAAGCAGAGGTAAAAGGAGTAGCTGGAACGTGGAAAGACCTGACCGACTCGGTAAATTTGATGGCCAGCAACTTGACAGCGCAGGTGCGAGGAATTGCACGAATTGTTACCTCGGTAGCCAATGGGGATTTGAAGCGCAAACTGGTGTTAGAAGCGAAAGGTGAAATCGAGACGCTGGCAGATACGATTAACGAGATGATCGATACGCTGGCGACGTTTGCGGATCAAGTAACGACGGTGGCGCGTGAGGTGGGCATTGAAGGGAAATTGGGCGGTCAGGCGAAAGTACCGGGTGCATCGGGAACTTGGAGAGCTTTAACGGATAACGTTAATGAACTGGCAGCAAATTTAACTACGCAGGTACGTGCTATTGCGGAAGTTGCGATCGCAGTGACCAAAGGCGACTTAACGCGATCGATTTCTGTTGATGCTCAAGGTGAAGTTGCTGTCCTGAAAGATAATATTAACCAAATGATCGCCAATCTGCGGGAAACCACCCAGAAAAACACCGAACAAGACTGGTTAAAAACTAATTTGGCGAAATTTACCCGGATGTTGCAAGGACAGCGAGATTTGGAAACAGTATCAAAATTGATTCTTTCCGAATTAGCTCCCCTGGTGTCCGCACAACATGGTGTATTCTATCTGATGGATTCGTCAAGTACGGCAGTATTCTTGAAGCTACTGAGTACCTACGCTTTTAATGAACGGCAACATTTAGCGAATCGGTTCCAGCTTGGGGAAAGTTTGGTCGGTCAATGTGCGTTAGAAAAAGAGCGGATTTTACTGACTCGCGTTCCCAGTAACTATATCACCATTAGTTCCGGTTTGGGTGAAGCACCGCCCCTGAATGTGGTTGTATTGCCCATTCTATTTGAAGGACAAGTAACGGCAGTAATTGAACTGGCATCTTTCAATCGGTTCAGTGAAATACATTTGACTTTCTTAGATCAATTGACTGAAAGTATCGGGATTGTGTTAAATACGATCGCAGCCGGAATGCGAACGGAAGAACTGCTCAAACAATCTCAATCCCTTACCGAAGAATTGCAGAGCCAACAGAAAGAACTTACCGAAACCAACAAACAACTGGAACAAAAAGCCAAATCCTTACAAACCTCGGAAGAACTCCTGAAAAACCAACAAGAAGAACTGCAAAAAACCAACGCCCAATTACAAGAAAAAGCTTTGCTGCTATCCTCTCAAAATGAAGAAGTTGAGCGAAAAAACCGAGAAATAGACTTAGCACGCTTGGCATTGGAAGAAAAAGCAACACAACTTGCACTCACTTCTAAATATAAATCTGAGTTTTTGGCAAATATGTCTCACGAATTGCGAACCCCGCTGAATAGTTTGCTATTGCTATCAGGACTACTAACCCAAAACAATGATAGTAATTTAACAGAAAAGCAAATTGAGTATGCAGAAACAATTCATGCTGCGGGAACAGATTTGTTGGCATTGATTAATGATATTCTCGATCTAGCTAAAATTGAATCTGGCACTATGTCCGTGCAGCTAGAGCATTTACCGTTCTCCGAACTGAAGAATTTTATTGAACGTACCTTTATCCAGGTAGCGCAAGAGCGTAAATTGAAATTTACAATTGATTTTCATCCCGCTCTACCCAGTGCTATTTACACCGATATCAAACGGCTTCAGCAAATTCTGAAAAACCTACTTTCTAATGCCTTTAAATTTACACAACAGGGAGAAGTTCGATTATCTGTAGCGGTGGTCAATGAAGGATGGGGAATTGACCATGAGGAACTCAACCGAGCGAAACAGGTAATTGCCTTTGCTGTTAGCGATACCGGTATTGGCATTGAGCCGAGCAAACAAAAAGTTATTTTTGAAGCATTCCAGCAAGCAGATGGCACAACTTCCCGCAAGTATGGCGGCACAGGATTGGGCTTGTCGATCAGCCGCGAGATTGCACGATTACTTGGCGGTAAAATTATGCTGGTCAGTCAGTTAGGAAAGGGTAGCACTTTTATCCTTTACTTGCCGCAAAATTATCCAGATATTAAATTAGAATCAGTTGTCGCATCTTTGGGATCTCCTTTATCTTCCTTCCCTCCCATATCTCGCCTATCTGTCTCGCCGCCAGTATCTCCTCCGTCCGATCTACTTCCCCGATCTGTGCCATCTTCAATATCCTCAACATCAGTCATTGGTTGTAGTCCAGTTTTAGACGATCGAGATAAGATTGTGGCAGGCGATCGCATTTTGCTAGTCATTGATGATGACAATGCCTTCAGTCAGATTTTGCTGGACTTCGGACACGGCCAAGACTATAAAATGCTAATAGCTTCTCAAGGAGAAATCGGATTAAGATTAGCGCGTCAATTTAAGCCTGATGCCATAATCCTGGACATTGCGATGCCAGTTCTTGATGGTTGGGTTGTTCTCGATCGCCTCAAGCATGACCTCGCAACCCGGCATATTCCGGTGCATATTATGACTGTAATGCAGGACGATAGTCATCATGGCTTGCGACAAGGAGCAGCATCTTTCTGGCAGAAGCCAATTAGCAATGAAATATTGCGTCAAGCATTTGTCAAAATTCAAACTTATAGCACACAAAATACCCGCAATGTATTACTGTTAGAACCTGACATCAACCAACAACAGCAAATTACCGAGCTACTTGGCAATCAGAATATCCATATAACTGCTGTTAGTAGTGGAACCCAAGCAATAGAGTTGCTGCAAAACCAGCCGTTTGATTGCCTATTGTCGGATCTCATCCTACCTGACATGGATGGCATTAGTTTAATTCAATATATTCGTCAGGAATTCACCAAAAATTCGGGTTTTGAATATCTGCCTATAGTTTCCTATGCTAATCCAGACATCTCCGATCGACAACGACTAACCTTAGAACAAGCTGATACGCTAGTTGTCCTAAAAGATGAGTTGGGAATGCCAAATCTGCTGGATAAAACAGCGCTGATTCTCCATCAACCGATCGATAATTTTTCACCAACCCAGCAACAATTACTCAGACAGTTACAGCAGCGATCTCCTGAGTTGCGCGGCAAGAAAATATTGATTGTAGATGATGATGTGCGAAATGTTTTTGCCCTCACCAGTATGCTGGAGTCTTTTCAGTTAAAAGTAATTTATGCCGATAACGGTCGCAATGGCATCACTATACTGCAAAGCACCCCCGATGTTGATGTGGTGTTGATGGATATCATGATGCCGGAAATGGATGGCTATCAAACTATTAAAACGATCCGGCAGATGGCATCTTTTCAACGGCTACCAATTATAGCTCTGACAGCAAAAGCAATGCAGGGCGATCGCCATAAATGTTTAGAATCGGGAGCTTCGGACTACATTCCCAAACCTGTCGATATTCAGCAACTCCTCTCGCTATTGCGAGTTTGGCTACGCTGTTAG
- a CDS encoding glutathione S-transferase family protein, with product MWNVMMSRIAPRNRSGEYIRPASQFNYTVSTAEDNPYQPAAGRYHLYVGLSCPWAHRTLVVRSLKGLQNAIGVSIASPSSDEGIWVFDRPEEGCTTLPQLYQLAKPSYNGRCTVPVLWDKQTNTIVNNESAEIIVILNSAFNEFAQHPELNLYPEELKETIDRWNDKIYHAVNNGVYRCGFAQTQTAYETACDELFAVLDEIDEKLASSRYLCGEILTLADVRLFTTLFRFDAVYYGLFKCNKKRIQDYQNLGAYLRDLYQLPGVADTCDVEAVKRDYYGNLFPLNPGGIIPKGPDVTNLLKPHNRF from the coding sequence ATGTGGAATGTGATGATGTCTCGCATTGCGCCACGCAATCGGTCAGGAGAATACATTCGTCCAGCCAGTCAATTCAACTATACTGTCAGTACCGCAGAAGACAACCCCTATCAACCGGCGGCGGGGCGTTACCATCTTTACGTGGGGCTTTCCTGTCCTTGGGCCCATAGAACTTTGGTTGTGCGATCGCTCAAAGGACTGCAAAATGCGATCGGAGTCTCGATCGCCTCACCTTCCTCCGACGAAGGAATTTGGGTATTCGATCGCCCAGAAGAAGGTTGTACCACCCTACCGCAACTATATCAATTAGCAAAACCAAGCTACAACGGACGTTGCACAGTACCCGTCCTGTGGGATAAACAAACTAACACAATTGTCAATAACGAAAGCGCCGAAATAATAGTAATCCTGAACTCGGCTTTCAACGAATTTGCCCAGCATCCCGAACTTAATCTGTATCCAGAAGAACTCAAAGAAACAATCGATCGCTGGAACGATAAAATTTATCATGCAGTCAACAACGGCGTCTATCGTTGCGGTTTTGCACAAACTCAAACCGCTTACGAAACAGCTTGCGACGAACTCTTTGCCGTTCTCGATGAAATAGATGAAAAACTTGCCAGTAGCCGATATTTGTGTGGCGAGATATTAACCCTAGCAGATGTGCGTTTGTTTACTACCCTATTTCGTTTTGATGCAGTCTACTACGGATTGTTCAAATGCAACAAAAAGAGAATTCAAGATTACCAAAATCTAGGGGCTTACCTCCGCGATTTGTATCAGCTTCCCGGTGTTGCAGACACTTGCGATGTAGAAGCTGTCAAGCGAGATTATTACGGTAATTTGTTCCCCCTCAATCCAGGCGGTATCATTCCCAAAGGGCCAGATGTAACCAACTTGCTGAAACCGCACAATCGATTTTAG
- a CDS encoding ATP-binding protein, which yields MTTVSKVNILVVDDRPANLMALTETLAPLKQNVVKAISADEALKHLLQQEFAVILLDVQMPGMNGFELAKIIHSRPATCHTPILFLTAINRDAMYILKGYSLGAVDYLLKPLIPEIILAKVSVFVDLFQKNAELKRQAEELRTAYNILQVKEQEINRINHNHQLILNAVGEGIYGVDYQGKTTFLNPAAAKMLGYTIEEAIGKPECSILNSKVGKNGDRAFKCPICASLKDGLVHYNDRAEFQRKDGSYFPVEYICTPILEQHEIIGAVITFKDITERRNIERMKDEFISVASHELRTPLTTIQGSLKLLARGVYDGKPEKAKEMLEVALRGTDRMIRLTNDLLDLQRLTTGKYNLNKQLCIASDLIQQAIADVQRFGDLSKVTLQVYPISVQVWADPNAIVQTLTNLLSNAIKFSPANTTVWLSAEVIESHERFARSFQSKIALPCVLFKIEDRGRGIPAEKLEIIFERFQQIDVSDSREKGGSGLGLAICKSIVQQHGGSIWAESILGQGSIFYFTLPLTLDFGQKEMELKLDCGTRY from the coding sequence ATGACAACCGTTTCTAAGGTCAATATTCTTGTAGTTGACGATCGTCCCGCTAATCTGATGGCATTGACCGAGACGTTAGCGCCATTGAAACAAAATGTCGTGAAGGCAATTTCTGCTGACGAAGCTTTAAAGCATCTCCTACAACAGGAGTTTGCTGTCATTTTATTAGATGTGCAAATGCCGGGAATGAATGGATTTGAGCTTGCTAAAATTATTCATTCCCGTCCGGCAACCTGCCATACTCCCATTCTCTTTTTAACGGCGATAAATCGCGATGCAATGTATATTTTGAAAGGTTACTCATTAGGAGCCGTAGATTATTTACTAAAACCCCTCATTCCAGAAATTATACTCGCAAAAGTTTCTGTTTTTGTCGATTTATTTCAAAAAAACGCCGAACTAAAAAGGCAGGCAGAAGAACTGCGAACGGCTTACAATATTTTGCAAGTAAAAGAACAAGAGATAAATCGAATTAACCACAATCATCAATTAATTCTCAATGCAGTTGGAGAAGGAATTTATGGTGTAGATTACCAAGGTAAAACAACATTCCTCAATCCAGCCGCTGCCAAAATGTTGGGTTACACTATCGAAGAAGCGATTGGAAAACCTGAATGTTCGATCTTGAATTCTAAGGTCGGAAAGAATGGCGATCGCGCTTTTAAGTGTCCAATTTGCGCCTCGTTAAAAGATGGCTTAGTTCATTATAACGATCGGGCAGAATTCCAACGTAAAGACGGTTCTTACTTTCCAGTAGAATATATCTGTACTCCCATATTAGAACAACATGAAATTATCGGTGCAGTAATCACTTTTAAAGACATTACCGAACGGCGTAATATTGAACGAATGAAAGACGAGTTTATTTCAGTTGCCAGCCATGAATTACGGACGCCACTAACAACGATTCAAGGTTCTCTTAAACTGCTAGCAAGAGGAGTTTACGATGGCAAGCCGGAAAAAGCGAAAGAAATGCTAGAAGTTGCTCTACGAGGAACCGATCGCATGATTCGATTAACTAACGACCTTCTAGATCTGCAACGTCTCACTACTGGTAAATATAATTTGAATAAGCAATTGTGCATTGCATCTGACTTAATCCAACAAGCAATTGCCGATGTTCAGCGTTTTGGAGATCTCTCTAAAGTAACTTTGCAAGTCTATCCTATTTCTGTGCAAGTTTGGGCCGATCCAAATGCGATCGTGCAAACTCTCACAAATTTACTTAGTAATGCGATTAAATTTTCCCCAGCTAATACCACAGTTTGGTTATCAGCAGAAGTCATTGAAAGCCATGAAAGATTTGCGCGATCGTTTCAGTCTAAAATCGCTTTACCCTGTGTTCTCTTTAAAATCGAAGATCGAGGACGAGGTATTCCAGCCGAAAAATTAGAAATCATTTTTGAACGATTTCAACAAATTGATGTGTCAGATTCCCGTGAAAAAGGTGGTAGCGGACTCGGTTTAGCAATTTGTAAAAGTATCGTGCAACAACACGGTGGTTCGATCTGGGCTGAAAGTATTTTAGGGCAAGGAAGCATTTTTTATTTTACATTACCTTTAACCTTGGACTTTGGCCAAAAGGAAATGGAGCTTAAACTAGATTGCGGTACTCGATACTAA